The Chrysiogenes arsenatis DSM 11915 genome segment TTCTATGGCAAATATTTTCTCTATTATGGTTTCTTTGAATAGCGGCAAATCGCTTTTTATTACATCCCATACTTCTTCACAATCAACGCCAAAATAATTATGAATCAGGAGGTTGCGAAAATCGACAACTACTCTGCTTGAGTCGTCTAAAATACCATGGTGTATTAACCGTTTGGTAGCTTCGCCAATAATTTCAAACTCTCTTATTACACTGTCCCACGCATTGTAGTCGTATAATAGGCTTTGGGCTTCGCTGAATTTGCCGGAAGTATCTTCGATTTTTAGTATCGCTACGAATATATCCAGCAGGTATAATTCTGCTGCTCTCTTAGACATAAATCATGTCCTGTTGTATGTTTTTTTTAACATATGGGTTCATGGCGCTTAGGAGCCCGATGTCTACTTTTTTTTGTAACTGTTCACTCAGGAATCTTTGCGCTTTTGCTATCAAAAACCCATTTTTTCGTTCCATCTCTATGATCACTATATCTACGTCGCTTTTGTCGGTTTGTTCCCCTTTCGCGTATGAACCGAACAGAGCCAACTTTTTTATACCGAATCTGTTATACAGCTCGGGTTTTAAGGATTCAATTTGCTGAGTTATATTTTCTTGCACGTTATCCCTCCGCTGCCTAAGCGTTCGCGGTTTCGCTACCGAACGTAGTGTTTCCAAGCTTCGCTCGCGGAGTCTTGGTATATTTTCGTGATTTCGCGTATTTTATTGTCAATAAATTTTTCGCATGCCTCTTTGTAAGCATCATTCGAAAGGCTCTTAATGCTGTTTGCATCAGGGCTTTTGGTTTCTAAGCGTTCTTTGATGTTCATTTTCTGTAAATCTCCTTCAGGTTATTGCGGTACAATGGATAGGGTGAAATGTCTGTTTTAACCGATGCGGCTCCATTTTTTTCGCGATATGCTATTGTCTTTCTATTGTGCCAGAGTAGCCAAGGGTCGCGCTCATAGGTGCCTGCTGTCGAATCAATAATAATTCGAGCGCTTGTTTGTAATGCTTGATATTGCTCTGGCGTAGCTATATCTGCGCACCAAACAAATTGTGGCGCTTCAATTTTAAGCAAGATATCCTGAAGCTCGCTGTTCATGCTTTTGTTGGCGGCAGCTTCACGCTTGAGTGACCGAATTGACGTCAAGTAGGTTCTCACAATTAAGCTATCACTTAGTTCTAGAATGCCAGAGTCAATGAGTCCTCGCACTCTTGTATGGACGATATTGGCGTTAAGGTACATTTTTTCATACAGCGGGATGATAACAAAATCAAGATCGGCCATAGAGTGCGTTCCGCTTCCGTTTTTCGAAATGGTGTTGAACGGAAAATGGTTATCGTCTGATATAATCAAATCAGAAATGTAGTCGGAATGCAACGTCACTCCTTTCGCCTGAAGTGCAGTCTGATAATCAAACTTACCATGTCCTACTATAGCAACGGCATGTCCTTTTTTTCATAGCTGCGACCATTGGAATCCCCGATTCGATATACGAAAACACGGCGCTTAAGAAATCGTTATCTTGTGGCGATTGGCGCTTGAGTATTAGGGGGTAAAATCTATTAGCTGAAAATAGCTCTGATATCTGGAATAGGTTGAGTCCTTCTGATGGTGTTTTTCTGCCGAGATAGGGAATGACTTGTTCTGCTATTTCGCCTATTGAGCGTTGTTGATAATGTGGGTATTTGCTGGCGTAATAATTGATGATGCTCCAAGCGGCGACATGGGCACATACTGCAATATCTGTATCTTGCGCCATCCAAGGGATACTGTTGCATTCAAACACATTCCCAAGTAGGTGTGATTTGTAGCACGAAGTAATTATATGCGCATTGTCAACGGTCATTAGCGCTGCTGGATCTATTATAGCTCGTCCGCAGCTATCTACTGATGAATCGCGCACAACACAGAAGCCTATGTATTCATTAAAATTAGTGTCTGCAAATAAGTGCAATCGCATGCAATCGCGTGCGGGCATGCGGTGCTTTTTTGCGTAAAATTCTGAGAATACACTCGAAAAATCATAGTCACGGTAGGGGTGTTCCAGAACAATTGCTTTACATGTTGTTGCAATTCTCTCTGTTAACTGGCTGACGAGATGCGCATGCGCAGCGTGGGGAAACTGGGCATCAAGCAATGGCAACAGCTTCTGCCGATAGTCAGTTTTTGCGACGATTTCTATTGCGGTATGCGTTATCATTTGCTGATTCTGCTTGACGATTGTTTTTTTGCCATTCCCAGCCTCTCACGGTTGTATTTATCACGTAATGGCTGCCACCACCATTCATTCTCTAAATACCATTGTACGGTTTTGCGCAGGCCGCTTTCAAAGGTTTCTTGTGGTTTCCAGCCGAGTTCTTGCTGAATTTTACTGGCATCTATGGCGTAGCGGTGGTCGTGGCCGGGGCGGTCTTGTACGAAAGTCATGAGATTTTCGTAATTCTGAATGTGTAATTTTGAGTTTTGAATG includes the following:
- a CDS encoding nucleotidyltransferase family protein, with translation MQENITQQIESLKPELYNRFGIKKLALFGSYAKGEQTDKSDVDIVIIEMERKNGFLIAKAQRFLSEQLQKKVDIGLLSAMNPYVKKNIQQDMIYV
- a CDS encoding HepT-like ribonuclease domain-containing protein → MSKRAAELYLLDIFVAILKIEDTSGKFSEAQSLLYDYNAWDSVIREFEIIGEATKRLIHHGILDDSSRVVVDFRNLLIHNYFGVDCEEVWDVIKSDLPLFKETIIEKIFAIEITLMNELFEIYETQNSYLPFVARAFKSLAQNQQPKNNQPFRG